A genomic stretch from Salarias fasciatus chromosome 18, fSalaFa1.1, whole genome shotgun sequence includes:
- the klhl20 gene encoding kelch-like protein 20, which produces MDAKPMRRATSARQDATGMDITSRCTLGDPNKLPEGVPQPARMPYVSDKHPRQTLEVINLLRKHRELCDVVLVVGAKKIYAHRVILSACSPYFRAMFTGELAESRQTEVVIRDIDERAMELLIDFAYTSQVTVEEGNVQTLLPAACLLQLAEIQEACCEFLKRQLDPSNCLGIRAFADTHSCRELLRIADKFTQHNFQEVMESEEFMLLPANQLIDIISSDELNVRSEEQVFNAVMAWVKYSIQERRPQLPQVLQHVRLPLLSPKFLVGTVGSDPLIKSDEECRDLVDEAKNYLLLPQERPLMQGPRTRPRKPIRCGEVLFAVGGWCSGDAISSVERYDPQTNEWRMVASMSKRRCGVGVSVLDDLLYAVGGHDGSSYLNSVERYDPKTNQWSSDVAPTSTCRTSVGVAVLGGYLYAVGGQDGVSCLNIVERYDPKENKWTRVASMSTRRLGVAVAVLGGFLYAVGGSDGTSPLNTVERYNPQENRWHTVSPMGTRRKHLGCAVYQDMIYSVGGRDDTTELSSAERYNPRTNQWSPVVAMTSRRSGVGLAVVNGQLMAVGGFDGTTYLKTIEVYDPDANTWRLYGGMNYRRLGGGVGVIKMTHCESHIW; this is translated from the exons GGCCACCAGCGCACGTCAAGACGCCACTGGAATGGACATTACCAGCCGCTGCACTCTGGGGGACCCCAACAAGCTCCCTGAAGGGGTCCCCCAGCCCGCTCGCATGCCCTACGTCTCAGACAAACACCCACGACAGACCCTGGAGGTGATCAACCTGCTGAGAAAACACCGGGAGCTCTGCGacgtggtgctggtggtgggcGCCAAGAAGATTTATGCGCATCGTGTGATCCTGTCTGCCTGCAGTCCCTACTTCAG GGCGATGTTCACAGGAGAGCTGGCAGAGAGCAGGCAGACTGAAGTGGTTATCCGCGACATTGATGAGAGAGCGATGGAGCTGCTGATTGACTTTGCTTACACCTCACAG GTGACTGTAGAGGAGGGGAACGTCCAGACTCTGCTCCCCGCAGCCTGCCTTCTGCAGCTGGCTGAGATTCAGGAGGCCTGCTGCGAGTTCCTCAAGAGGCAGCTGGATCCATCCAACTGCCTGGGCATCAGGGCCTTCGCCGACACTCACTCATGCCGCGAGCTGCTTCGCATCGCCGACAAGTTCACGCAGCACAATTTCCAGGAG GTAATGGAGAGTGAGGAGTTCATGCTGCTCCCTGCCAACCAGCTGATCGACATAATCTCCAGTGATGAGCTGAATGTGCGGAGTGAGGAGCAGGTTTTCAATGCCGTGATGGCCTGGGTGAAATACAGCATCCAGGAGCGCAGACCTCAGCTGCCTCAG GTCTTGCAGCATGTTCGCCTGCCGCTCCTCAGTCCCAAGTTCCTGGTGGGAACTGTAGGTTCAGATCCCCTCATCAAGAGTGATGAGGAGTGCAG AGACCTTGTGGATGAGGCCAAGAATTACTTGCTGCTGCCTCAAGAAAGGCCACTAATGCAGGGCCCAAGGACCCGGCCGAGGAAACCCATCCGATGTGGAGAGGTCCTGTTTGCAG TTGGTGGCTGGTGCAGCGGTGATGCCATTTCCAGCGTGGAGCGTTACGATCCGCAGACCAACGAGTGGCGGATGGTAGCGTCGATGAGTAAACGGCGATGCGGGGTCGGCGTCAGCGTCCTGGATGACCTGCTGTACGCGGTTGGGGGCCATGACGGCTCTTCGTATCTGAACTCCGTGGAAAG ATATGACCCAAAGACCAATCAGTGGAGCAGCGACGTGGCCCCGACCAGCACGTGTCGTACGAGTGTGGGCGTGGCTGTGCTCGGTGGATATTTGTATGCAGTGGGAGGGCAGGATGGAGTATCCTGTCTGAATATCGTTGAAAG ATATGATCCTAAGGAGAACAAATGGACTCGGGTGGCCTCCATGAGCACCAGGCGACTGGGTGTTGCTGTGGCTGTGCTGGGGGGATTCCTTTATGCCGTAGGAGGGTCTGACGGGACGTCACCTTTAAATACAG TGGAACGCTACAACCCTCAAGAAAACCGCTGGCACACCGTTTCTCCCATGGGCACCAGGAGAAAACACCTGGGCTGTGCGGTCTACCAGGACATGATTTACTCCGTGGGGGGCAGAGACGACACCACAGAGCTGAGCAGCGCCGAGAGATACAACCCCAGAACAAACCAGTGGTCTCCTGTAGTGGCCATGACGTCTCGACGGAGTGGG gtgggCTTGGCGGTGGTGAATGGTCAGCTGATGGCAGTAGGAGGCTTTGATGGGACAACGTATCTCAAAACTATAGAAGTATACGACCCTGACGCCAACACATGGAG GCTGTACGGAGGAATGAACTACCGCCGGCTAGGTGGAGGGGTGGGCGTCATTAAAATGACTCACTGTGAATCCCACATATGGTAA